The following coding sequences lie in one Cydia fagiglandana chromosome 27, ilCydFagi1.1, whole genome shotgun sequence genomic window:
- the LOC134677844 gene encoding glia maturation factor beta, with protein sequence MSGHNVNVCDIGDDVKEKLKKFRFSKHNENCALILKVNREKQTLEVDEELESVELEELQDILPSHQPRFIVYSYKMEHEDGRTSFPMCFIFYTPRDAHMELQVMYAGTQRALAAAVGAPRLLEVREIDELTADWLKEKLSR encoded by the exons ATGTCCGGGCACAATGTTAACGTGTGTGATATAGGAGACGACGTAAAAGAAAAACTGAAGAAGTTTCGCTTCTCGAAACACAATGAAAATTGTGCTTTAATATTGAAG GTGAACAGAGAGAAGCAGACGCTGGAGGTGGATGAGGAGCTGGAGAGTGTGGAGCTAGAGGAGCTGCAAGATATATTGCCGTCTCACCAGCCACGCTTCATCGTGTACAG CTACAAGATGGAACATGAAGATGGCCGCACGTCGTTTCCGATGTGCTTCATATTCTACACTCCACGGGACGCACACATGGAGCTACAG GTAATGTACGCGGGCACCCAGCGGGCGCTAGCGGCCGCTGTCGGCGCCCCGCGGCTCCTAGAAGTGAGGGAGATAGACGAACTCACCGCTGATTGGCTGAAAGAAAAGCTTTCCAGGTAG